One Xiphophorus maculatus strain JP 163 A chromosome 10, X_maculatus-5.0-male, whole genome shotgun sequence genomic region harbors:
- the LOC111609849 gene encoding THAP domain-containing protein 6-like, with protein sequence MPQFCSAYSCLNLRTVDVRDRGITFHKFPKDKERRKRWEIALRRDGFTASDSSVLCSEHFKTEDFDKTGQIVRLRADVIPSIFSFPVHLQRVENYRTTITSTKAQSSEYVASQDDPETCSSDLQPQSNDDHCYALPASLTAVTAKHKRALARVEYLERDKNIIFHQSVRWLE encoded by the exons atgCCTCAGTTCTGCTCGGCTTATTCGTGTTTAAATCTACGAACTGTTGATGTCAGGGACCGGGGGATAACTTTTCACAA gtttccAAAAGataaagagaggaggaagaggtgggAAATAGCTTTGAGGAGGGATGGATTCACTGCAAGTGATTCATCTGTACTATGCAGTGAGCATTTCAAAACGGAGGATTTTGACAAAACAGGTCAGATTGTCAGACTGAGAGCTGATGTGATACCATCAATTTTCAGCTTCCCAGTTCACCTTCAAAGA GTTGAAAACTACAGAACTACAATAACCTCCACAAAAGCCCAAAGTAGTGAGTATGTGGCCTCTCAAGATGACCCAGAAACTTGTAGTTCAGACCTGCAACCTCAGTCTAATGAT GATCATTGCTATGCTTTGCCAGCTTCTCTTACCGCTGTCACTGCAAAACATAAGAGAGCGTTGGCAAGAGTGGAATATCTGGAGCGGGACAAGAATATAATATTCCATCAGAGCGTCAG GTGGCTGGAATAA